The sequence below is a genomic window from Halosolutus gelatinilyticus.
GTTCGATCTCCGAGAGCGCGCCGTCGCCGTCGGTGTAGACGCCGATCGTCCGGTTTCCGGCTGCGGTCCCGGTGGTGTCGAGCGAGAAGGACACCTCCCGCGACTCCCCGGGGCCGAGTTCGAGCACCTGCCACTCCATGACCTGTCCGTCGAGGCGGAGCTGGACGTTCTGCTGGGCGTTCGCCTCCGTCGGGTTACGGATCTCGGCGACGACCTCGATCGTCTCGTTCGTCGTCGCTGTCGGGGGCGCGTCCATCGATTCGACGAGGAATGAATCCTGCAGCGGACTCTCCCCATCGTCGACCGTCACCGTCGCGGTATCGCTGACCGGGAACCCGTCCGCGAGGTAGGGTTGATCCTCCTCGCCTTCGCTCTCGCCGTACGAGTAGGTCTCGTCGCCGTTCGTGTCTCGGTGGACCGTCGCGGTCAGCTGTCCGGAGAGTTCCGGGCCGCCCTCCTCCTGCTCGATCGTGACGTTCTCGTGGCTGCCGGACTCGAGATAGTCGGAGACGGCCAGCGGCTCGTCGCCCCCGTCCGTGATGACGATGAATCCGCCGTCCGAGAGGGATACCGCGTCGATCTCCACGCTCGTCCCGTCACCCTCCTGATTCTCGAACGTGATCTCGGCTTCCGGGTTCTCGTCGACGCCGAAGATCGCCGGTGCCTGTCCGACGACGATCCCAGCGATGAGGACGATCGCGATCGCAATCAGGATCGCGACGATGCGCTTGATCGTGCCGAACTGCAGTCTCGAACTCATTGTGAGGGACCCGCGTGCGTTGGACCATCGTTCGGCAGCCACCGGCTTAAAGGACGCTTTTGATTCTGGTGGATGAGAAACGGGCAACGGATCGACCCACGATCCCCGGCGACGCGCGATCCGACAG
It includes:
- a CDS encoding DUF7282 domain-containing protein, which gives rise to MSSRLQFGTIKRIVAILIAIAIVLIAGIVVGQAPAIFGVDENPEAEITFENQEGDGTSVEIDAVSLSDGGFIVITDGGDEPLAVSDYLESGSHENVTIEQEEGGPELSGQLTATVHRDTNGDETYSYGESEGEEDQPYLADGFPVSDTATVTVDDGESPLQDSFLVESMDAPPTATTNETIEVVAEIRNPTEANAQQNVQLRLDGQVMEWQVLELGPGESREVSFSLDTTGTAAGNRTIGVYTDGDGALSEIELEFHTEPNVTIVDANERTVTANAAIPAEGFVAIENNQTGNVIGTSDQLTPGEHENVTVDVNENATVDEEDDLVAVLYEGDPEDVDAASPIERDGERVETTFTIADVQAGGGGDNETGG